One window of Xanthomonas sp. 10-10 genomic DNA carries:
- a CDS encoding transcriptional repressor has translation MTKHTHTRTHDQEHACTAPHHHVDDANSFVRAVERACSERGLRLTPIRANVLRLIADAGKPVKAYELLDWVREGKGVGADAPPTVYRALDFLMANGFVHKLESVNAFVACHHPNSAQHSVPFLICDRCHSAVELEDRDVVAQLEARAKALGFQPQAQTLEVHGLCAKCAVAG, from the coding sequence ATGACCAAGCACACGCACACCCGAACGCACGACCAAGAGCACGCCTGCACGGCCCCGCATCACCACGTCGACGATGCCAACAGCTTCGTGCGCGCGGTGGAGCGCGCCTGCAGCGAACGCGGCCTGCGGTTGACGCCGATCCGCGCCAACGTGCTGCGGCTGATCGCCGATGCCGGCAAACCGGTGAAGGCCTACGAATTGCTGGACTGGGTGCGCGAAGGCAAGGGCGTGGGCGCAGATGCCCCGCCCACGGTGTACCGCGCGCTGGACTTCCTGATGGCGAATGGCTTTGTGCACAAGCTCGAGTCGGTCAATGCCTTCGTCGCCTGCCACCACCCCAACAGCGCCCAGCACTCGGTGCCGTTCCTGATCTGCGACCGCTGCCATAGCGCGGTGGAGCTGGAAGACCGCGACGTGGTGGCGCAACTGGAAGCGCGCGCCAAGGCGCTGGGCTTCCAGCCGCAGGCGCAGACGCTGGAAGTGCACGGCCTGTGCGCCAAGTGCGCGGTGGCGGGTTGA